In Acidimicrobiales bacterium, the following are encoded in one genomic region:
- the ribH gene encoding 6,7-dimethyl-8-ribityllumazine synthase, with translation MTSFEHTAPAGRALEDSPAGGAAYVGRLRGDGLRVALACSRFNRLVTDRLLDGAYDGLVRHGVDASSITVAWAPGAFELPLVARRFAASGEVDAVVCLGAVIRGATDHYVHVAGQCAAGLQRAQLDTGVPVLFGVLTTDTIEQAIERAGTKAGNKGFDSALAAIEMADLLRQLPKGGGAS, from the coding sequence ATGACGTCCTTTGAGCACACCGCGCCCGCGGGTCGCGCCCTCGAGGACAGCCCGGCCGGTGGGGCAGCGTACGTGGGGCGGCTCCGGGGCGACGGGCTGCGGGTCGCCCTGGCGTGCAGCCGGTTCAACCGGCTGGTGACCGACCGCCTGCTCGACGGCGCGTACGACGGCCTTGTCCGCCACGGGGTGGACGCATCGTCGATCACCGTGGCCTGGGCGCCCGGAGCGTTCGAGCTGCCGCTCGTCGCCCGGCGGTTCGCCGCGTCCGGCGAGGTCGACGCCGTGGTCTGCCTCGGCGCGGTGATCAGGGGCGCCACTGACCACTACGTGCACGTGGCCGGTCAGTGCGCGGCGGGACTGCAGCGGGCGCAGCTGGACACCGGTGTGCCGGTCCTCTTCGGAGTGCTCACGACCGACACGATCGAGCAGGCCATCGAGCGGGCCGGCACCAAGGCGGGGAACAAGGGGTTCGACTCGGCCCTCGCCGCCATCGAGATGGCAGACCTCCTACGACAGCTGCCGAAAGGTGGCGGCGCGTCGTGA